A segment of the Ignavibacteriales bacterium genome:
AAACACCGATCCGCCAACTCCAATGAACGCACGGATAGAGGGGAAGAAACTTGGATAGACGAGTTTCCAGTGATTTCCGCCGTCGGTGGACCGATATATACCATCGTGAGAGTCTCCTGCAAAAAGAGATGACCCTACCGCAGCCATGGCAGTGATGCTGGTGACGCTGAATCCTGAGTCGATTCTTGTCCACACCGAGTCATCCCAGCGGAATACGCCCTGCCCACCTGCGAGAATTTTATTTCCCGCAGTTGTGATAGAAGTGATCGCATAACCATAACCATCTATTTTAGCATTGTACCAGCTAATACCGTCATTGTCCGATCGGAACACCCGTGCCGAATCGATCAAAGCAAAAATGCTCGACCCGGCTACTTCCAGTTTGTTGATGTTCAAATTTGTCAATCCAACATTGGATTCTATCCATGTATCGCCGTTGTCGTATGAGCGCTGCACACCGTCGCGCGCGAGGAACAGGAGACCTGCATGAACAGCCATCCAACCGCCGTTCCCGTCATAAGGAAACTGCGTCCAGTTCGCGCCGTTATCAGTTGACCGATAAAAGTACCCGCCAGATGTTGCAAAGACTGCCGAACCGGTGGTGGCAAGAGATATCACACTACCTCCTGTAGGCCCGTGGGTTTGAACCCATTGGGCTTGCAAGTTAATTGGAAAAATGCCTGAGCCAACCAAGCACAGAGAAAGAACGAGTAGAAATTTTTTCATGATGACCTTTTATTGTTTGATTAAATGATAACTTTAGCTGTTTTAATTATTTCATCAATAAAAGTTTCTTTGTTTCAACATAACTTCCGGTTTGTAAGCGGTAGAAGTAAACACCGCTCGGCAACTTTGACCCATCGAACTCAACTTCATAACTTCCCGCATTCTTATTTTCATTGACCAGTGTTGATACTTCGATGCCAAGTAAATCAAACACTTTCAGCTTTAAATGACTATTAATAGGTAATTGATAACGAATGGTCGTTACCGGATTAAACGGATTAGGATAATTTTGAAAGAGTGAAAATTCTTTTGGAATAACTTTTTCTTCTGATACTCCTGTGAGATTCGAATTACCATCGATCGATTGTCCAAGTATGTCACCCGCCGTACTTGGAGTACGGTAATCCGTCCAGACTGCTATTAAACCGTTACTATTATTTGCTACTATACTTGGAGAAGTTGAATTCGTAGTAAGTATTATACCGGATGGCGACCACAATAATGACCCCGCAGTATTAATTCGTTGAGCATATATTCCAATTTGTCCGGGTGAGCGAACATCCTGCCATGCAGTTATGAATCCTCCCAAACCATCGCTGCAAACCTTTGGCATATACTGATTACCGGCTACCGTGCAAACCGGAATACCGTTCGTGTCCCACTGTGCTACGCCGGATGCATCAATTCGTTGACCGTAAATGTGCGAGTTCGGGCTGGATCTTTGATCTCTCCATACAAGAACAGCGCCGCTAATGCCGTCACCGATCATATTGGCACTCCATTGATCGTAGGGTGCAACGGATATTCCCACTCCTTTTGGGGTCCATAAAATTGTTCCGGATGAATCGATGCGTTGAGCATAAATATCTCTACTTGTACCGCTGCGATAATCGTTCCATGCAACTATCGCTCCATCGGCTCCGTCGCTGACAATTATAGGTGAATCGGTTACATTACTATCAATG
Coding sequences within it:
- a CDS encoding T9SS type A sorting domain-containing protein, whose translation is MPKVCSDGLGGFITAWQDVRSPGQIGIYAQRINTAGSLLWSPSGIILTTNSTSPSIVANNSNGLIAVWTDYRTPSTAGDILGQSIDGNSNLTGVSEEKVIPKEFSLFQNYPNPFNPVTTIRYQLPINSHLKLKVFDLLGIEVSTLVNENKNAGSYEVEFDGSKLPSGVYFYRLQTGSYVETKKLLLMK